A DNA window from Zingiber officinale cultivar Zhangliang chromosome 3A, Zo_v1.1, whole genome shotgun sequence contains the following coding sequences:
- the LOC122051188 gene encoding cycloartenol-C-24-methyltransferase 1-like — translation MSKSGALNLVSGVGGKINKEDVQSAVEQYEKYHTSYGGDEESRKANYSDMVNKYYDLATSFYEFGWGESFHFAHRWKEESLRESIKRHEHFLGLQLGLKPGMKVLDVGCGIGGPLREIARFSSTSITGLNNNEYQISRGSALNRIAGLDKSCDFVKADFMKMPFSDDTFDAIYAIEATCHAPDAVGCYKEIYRVLKPGQYFAAYEWCITDHFNPNNESHKKIKAEIELGNGLPDVRSTRECLDALKLAGFEVTWEKDLAADSPLPWYLPLDTSRFSITSFRLTAFGRFITRTMVKTLEFLRIAPEGSERVSAFLEKAAEGLVAGGRMEIFTPMYFFLVRKPL, via the exons ATGTCTAAATCTGGAGCTTTGAATCTCGTTTCGGGAGTTGGAGGCAAGATAAACAAGGAAGATGTTCAATCTGCTGTTGAACA GTATGAAAAATACCATACCTCTTATGGTGGGGATGAAGAATCAAGAAAAGCAAACTACTCTGATATG GTGAACAAGTATTATGATCTTGCCACTAGCTTCTATGAATTTGGTTGGGGAGAATCATTCCACTTTGCTCATAG ATGGAAAGAAGAGTCCTTGCGTGAAAGCATTAAGAGACATGAGCACTTTCTTGGACTGCAGTTGGGGTTGAAACCTGGGATGAAG GTCCTAGATGTAGGTTGCGGAATTGGTGGGCCTCTCCGTGAGATTGCTAGATTCAG CTCAACATCCATTACAGGATTAAACAACAATGAGTATCAGATCTCTAGAGGATCG GCGCTCAACCGCATAGCAGGGTTAGACAAATCATGTGATTTTGTTAAG GCTGATTTCATGAAAATGCCATTTTCTGATGACACATTTGATGCAATCTATGCAATTGAGGCAACCTGCCATGCTCCGGATGCG GTTGGCTGCTACAAGGAGATCTACAGAGTGCTAAAGCCTGGTCAATATTTTGCAGCATATGAGTGGTGCATAACTGACCATTTTAATCCAAATAATGAAAGCCATAAAAAAATCAAGGCTGAAATCGAGCTTGGTAATGGACTCCCCGATGTCAGAAGTACAAGAGAATGTCTTGATGCTTTGAAGCTTGCAGGATTTGAG GTTACATGGGAGAAAGATCTTGCAGCTGATTCTCCCTTACCTTGGTATTTGCCTCTGGATACTAGTCGGTTTTCCATAACTAGCTTCCGCTTGACAGCTTTTGGTCGGTTTATTACGAGAACTATG GTTAAGACATTGGAATTTTTAAGGATTGCCCCAGAAGGTAGCGAGAGAGTTTCAGCATTCCTAGAAAAGGCAGCTGAGGGTCTTGTGGCTGGTGGAAG GATGGAGATATTCACACCGATGTACTTCTTTTTGGTAAGGAAACCTCTTTGA